CATAATGGTGGAGTAGATGATGCTATTGTTGGTGATTGAAAGCAAAAACCATAATTCCAATCAGCTCCAGCTGGATCATCATCATAAGAAATTCTATATTTGAAACCTGATAATTGAGTTGGTGTAAATCCAGCAATATTAAGTACAGCTGAAGTATAAGTAGAAGGAGTTCCAGAACAATAGTTTGTATCGGTAGTATAATTTCCTAAGGCATCAAAATTAGTACCCCAATTAACCCAAGATGAAGTATCGGCATTCCAATATTGAAAAACTAATTCATCATTTGCTAAATATCTGTAAACATATTGAGTTGAAACTGTTAGCCATTTTTCTCCAGCATTAAAAGCTGGTGTCAAATTAATAACGGGTGATTCTGCCGCTATATTATCTTCATGACCTGAAGCAGTAGCATCATCATTAAATGCAAAATTTGCGGTCAAAGTTGGGTCAGATTGAATACCAGTTGCAAGATATGAACCGGTTAAAGTCCATGCTGAATTTGGCCAACCAGCATTTTGATTAAGAACTTGAGCCTTACCCCAAAAAGATGTTCCAATCAAAAAGAACAATAAAGTAATTTTTTTCATAATTTGTAATATAGTTAATAGTTAATTTGGTGCAAAAATAAACATAATAAAAAAAACCACCTATATGGTAGGTGGTTTTTAACATTGAAAATATTTTACTATTATTCTTTTATAACTTTAATAGTTTTAATTTGATCGTTAGATGTTATTTTAACCATGTATGCTCCTTTTGATAAATTTGACATATCTATTTGAGCAGTGCTTGCGTTAATCTTATTAGTACTTATTTTTTGACCTAATATATTAAACACTTCAACATTCGATATTTCTTGATTATAAGACAAATTCAAAACATTTTTAACTGGATTTGGATAATAAGCAAAGTTGCTATTATCAAAACCAGGAACTCCTAAAGTTCCACAAGTTACTGTTCCTGCTCCCGTTATATCTGTAGAGAAATTACCAAAATCAGTTGGAGAAAATGATGTTGTTACAAAATAATAAGTAATACCTGTTGTCAAATCGGTAGTGATAACAGATCCTGGTCCAGAATCATCATTACCTGCAACAAAGTTTGTTAATTGATTATTTGGATCAAAGGAATTTTGATAAACAAAAATCATTCCGTCAAAATCTTGAGTACTAGTAAAAGTATAAGACCCTGTTGTATCTACTGTAAATGGTCCATAAATATGATATGAAACGCCAATTCCAACACCTGATAGACCTGTTCCTCCTGCTAATGGTCTTGTCCATGTACTACCCCCTAATGAAGGATCAGGTAAGGCAGAAGCAAGGTCACAATTTGGTGTAACAGGTGGCGGTGGTGTAACTGTTAATACTCCATTTACTTTATCTGTACCATTCCAGAAACCATAATTAGTTCCTCCATAAACATAAGCACCTCCATTTAATTGGAATCTTGTTGCATAGTAATATGTTCCTGGAGCTAAAGTTGCACCAATAATAGCTTGATATTCATCATTATTTCCTCCGTCAGTTTCAACATTAAAAGTGGCAGGAACCCAATTTGTAAAAGTGTTTGGATTAGCATCAGTAGTACTATATCCAACCCAAGCATTAATGCCTGGTGCTTGTCCAGTAGTAGTATCTGTTAAACCACCTTCATAAACTCTTCCATAAACAGTAAAACTCCCACCCGCAGCAATTGTTTGCGTATATGGGTATTGCAAATTAGCATAGTCAGGTAAATCCGTCGGTGCAACAATAATATTAACTGTAAAATCTAAAGTAACACCATATGTATCAGAATAACATGGGTCAGGTGGTACTTGACCTGAGTCAGCTGCACCAATTCTCATTCTATGCTGACCAAGTGGAGCTGTAACTGGCATATTAAATGAAGCGTCTAATGTTGTTGGATCTGCATTTGTAGAAGCTATACCAGTTTGAACTAGTTCACCAGCGTCATCAAAATCAAAATCATTATTAAAATCTATCCAAATATTAGTATCATATGTATATCCCGTTGAAAAAGTAATGGCAACATTTGATGTAAGCCCTTGAGCTAAATTTACTGAAGTTGCTGAGTTATCAAAATAAGTAACATCACCATTAGGGAAATTTGTAGCTCCAATTGTAACATTAGTGATACCTAAACCATCATTACTTGTTGGTAAAGAATCACAGTAACATCCAGAGGCGAAAGTTGTATAACTATTTTCTGTGCACCCAGTAGCAGGTCCAACTGCATTAAACGGAACAACTTTCCAATAGTAGGTGGTTCCTGGAGTTTGTGTTGGAAAATTATAAGTTAATACATTTCCAATATTTACATTGTTAACTACATCAGTTCCTCCTGAAGTTGTTCCCACTGTTAAATTATATCCAGTTGCACCAGCTACAGCATCCCATGAAATTGTAGAAGCAAAATTTCCACAAGTTGCATTTGGAGTTGAAACTGGATTAGCTGCACAACTAGGAGCAACACTTGGTATAGCATCATTAACAAAATCATCAATATCTAATCTAAATTGATCAGTTGTTGATGAGTAAATACTGATGTAAACTGTTTGCCCAACATAAGTTGATAAATCATAAAAATATTGGTAAAAATTAGTTCCACTTGCTGGTGCGACACCTGCTTCTAGTGTTACTGTAAAATCAGCTGCCGCAGCAGTAGTAGTAGATAGTTTTACATCAAAAACTTCTGGATAAAGAGGATCTCTACTTCTAGCCCAAAAAGAAATCCTGTCAGTAGAACCTGCCGTAACAGTAATTGCTGGAGTTACTAAATGATCATCATGTGCGGTAGCAGAATAGCCAATAGATACATCACCAGTACCACCATGAGGTGTAAAAGTATTGGCTGCCCAAGTGTTAGTATCTCCTCCATTGATTACTGTCCAAGTTGCCGGAATTCCAGACTCAAAACCTTCTGAAAATTGACCAAATGAAGATGTAACTGATCCTATTAAAAATAGTAATAATAAAGTAATTTTTTTCATCATAATTTGTTGTTTATAAAGTTAATTTTTATAAATGTAAATAAAATAAAAAAAACTCACAAATTATTTGTGAGTTTTATATAATTGCATTTAAAAAACCTGTGATAAATTAATTATTAATACTAGGTATTAGTAATAATTCATTAGACTCAGCATTATAATCAACATTTGGAATTCCAAAACCGAATAGATTTAAAAAGTCTTGTTTGTAGCCTGCTAAATCTCCTATTTGAGTTAGATTTTCTGATGTTGCTGTTGCCCATAAATCTTTTATTTTTTCTTGTATATCGTCACGCATCTCCCAATCGTCAATTCTTATTCTGCCTTTTTCATCTGTTGGAATATCTTTTCCTGTGTAAAGTCTCTGTTCAAATAACCTTTGAATTTGTTCGATACATCCTTCGTGCACTCCTTCAGCTTTCATTATCTTGTAAAGCAAAGAAATATATAATGGTATTACAGGAATTGCTGAACTAGCTTGTGTGACCAAGGCTTTATTTACAGACACGTAGCCTTTACCATTTAATGATGTTAAGCTGTTAGTAATTTTAAAAGCGGTAGCTTCTAAATCATCTTTAGCGCGTCCGATTGTTCCTTTTCTGTATACTGCTTCAGTAACTTCTGGCCCAATATAAGAATAAGCTATTGTTGTAACTCCATCAGCTAAAACTCCAGCATTTTTTAAGGCTTCCATCCACATTGACCAATCTTCTCCTCCCATAACTACAACAGTATTATCAATATCTTCTTGAGTAGCAGGTTCAATACTAACTTGAGAAACAATTCCAGTATGAAAATCAACTGTTTTATTTGAAAAAGTTTGTCCAATTGGTTTTAAAACGGAACGATGTAAAACACCTGTAACAGGATGTAACCGTACAGGAGAGGCTAAACTATAGATAACCATATCCACTTGACCTAAATCAGCTTTAATCATGTCAATAGTTTGTTGTTTAACTTCATTTGAAAAAGCATCTCCATTGATACTTTTAGCATACAAATTTACTTTTTGTGCTTCTAATTCAAACGCAGCTGAATTATACCAACCTGGAGTCGCAGTTTTTCCTTCTGTTGGTGGTTTTTCAAAAAACACTCCAATTGTTGAGGCACCCGAACCAAAAGCACTTGTAATTCTTGATGCTAATCCGAAACCTGTTGAAGCTCCAATTACCAAGACTTTTTTTGCACCATCAATTTGCCCTTTGGATTTTACATAATCAATTTGATTTTTAACATTTTGAGCGCAACCATCGGGATGAGCAGTTAAACAAATAAACCCTCGCATTCTTGGTTCAATAATCATATAGTTACTATTTTTATATTAGTTTTAATGTGTTACAAAAGTAATAAATTCGAATTTCAATTCAACAATGCTTTAGCATGATTCATAGCAGAATCTGAAATCTCTTTTCCTGATAACATTTCAGCAATTTCTATTATTCTTTCATCATTATTTAGTAGTTTCAATTCCGATACCGTGTTTTCTCCTACTATTGTTTTGAATACTTTATAATGATTTGCCCCTTTAGCAGCAATTTGAGGTAGATGCGTTATAGCAAAAACCTGCATTGAATGGCTCATTACTTTCATTATTTCTCCCATTTTATTAGCAATTTCTCCTGAAACTCCTGTGTCAATTTCATCAAAAATAATGGTTGGCAACTTGGAGTAATTAGATAAAATAGATTTCACAGCGAGCATTATTCTTGACATTTCACCTCCTGAAGCCACTTTTTTTAACAATCCAAAATCCGTTCCTTTATTTGCAGAAAATAAAAATTGAAGAGTGTCTTTTCCGTTATTATGATAATATTCAGAAGGACTAATTGAAATTTCAAATCGAACATTAGGCATTCCTAATTGATTAAGAATCTCGATTAATTTTTGACTTAAATGGGGAACGGCTTCTCTCCTACTTTGGCTGATTTTAGAAGCTATAGTATCCAACTGGACTTCAAAATCC
The window above is part of the Flavobacterium sp. N1994 genome. Proteins encoded here:
- a CDS encoding T9SS-dependent choice-of-anchor J family protein gives rise to the protein MMKKITLLLLFLIGSVTSSFGQFSEGFESGIPATWTVINGGDTNTWAANTFTPHGGTGDVSIGYSATAHDDHLVTPAITVTAGSTDRISFWARSRDPLYPEVFDVKLSTTTAAAADFTVTLEAGVAPASGTNFYQYFYDLSTYVGQTVYISIYSSTTDQFRLDIDDFVNDAIPSVAPSCAANPVSTPNATCGNFASTISWDAVAGATGYNLTVGTTSGGTDVVNNVNIGNVLTYNFPTQTPGTTYYWKVVPFNAVGPATGCTENSYTTFASGCYCDSLPTSNDGLGITNVTIGATNFPNGDVTYFDNSATSVNLAQGLTSNVAITFSTGYTYDTNIWIDFNNDFDFDDAGELVQTGIASTNADPTTLDASFNMPVTAPLGQHRMRIGAADSGQVPPDPCYSDTYGVTLDFTVNIIVAPTDLPDYANLQYPYTQTIAAGGSFTVYGRVYEGGLTDTTTGQAPGINAWVGYSTTDANPNTFTNWVPATFNVETDGGNNDEYQAIIGATLAPGTYYYATRFQLNGGAYVYGGTNYGFWNGTDKVNGVLTVTPPPPVTPNCDLASALPDPSLGGSTWTRPLAGGTGLSGVGIGVSYHIYGPFTVDTTGSYTFTSTQDFDGMIFVYQNSFDPNNQLTNFVAGNDDSGPGSVITTDLTTGITYYFVTTSFSPTDFGNFSTDITGAGTVTCGTLGVPGFDNSNFAYYPNPVKNVLNLSYNQEISNVEVFNILGQKISTNKINASTAQIDMSNLSKGAYMVKITSNDQIKTIKVIKE
- the fabV gene encoding enoyl-ACP reductase FabV — protein: MIIEPRMRGFICLTAHPDGCAQNVKNQIDYVKSKGQIDGAKKVLVIGASTGFGLASRITSAFGSGASTIGVFFEKPPTEGKTATPGWYNSAAFELEAQKVNLYAKSINGDAFSNEVKQQTIDMIKADLGQVDMVIYSLASPVRLHPVTGVLHRSVLKPIGQTFSNKTVDFHTGIVSQVSIEPATQEDIDNTVVVMGGEDWSMWMEALKNAGVLADGVTTIAYSYIGPEVTEAVYRKGTIGRAKDDLEATAFKITNSLTSLNGKGYVSVNKALVTQASSAIPVIPLYISLLYKIMKAEGVHEGCIEQIQRLFEQRLYTGKDIPTDEKGRIRIDDWEMRDDIQEKIKDLWATATSENLTQIGDLAGYKQDFLNLFGFGIPNVDYNAESNELLLIPSINN